Part of the Natranaeroarchaeum aerophilus genome is shown below.
CAGTTCGTCGGCTCCCTCTCCCTCGGTGGCCGCAAGTTGATCTTTGAGTCCCTGTAGGCGCGTCTCTTTTTTGTCTTCGTCCACGTCGGCCTTTCGCACGTATTCGCTCTCTTCGATTTCGTACACGTCACTCTCCGAGAGCTCCGTTACCTCTAGGGCGTCATCGACTTTCGTTGAATCTACTGTAGTCAATCGTTCGCGTTCGATTCCAGTTGACTCGAACGCATTCAAAACTAGTTCGTCGTCTTTGAGCGAGCGGTTCCGACGACTTGTCCGTTGGACTGACCCGAATTGACCGGACACCGGCTGGTCGTGGTGAAGCCTGTCAAGGAGGACAGCCCGCACGTTCTGGCGCATGTCGTTGGCGTTCCGTTGTACATCCGACAGCAGGGTATAGAGGTTGACCAGCCCCGGCGTCCCCACCTCTTCGAGTGTAGTCACGTTGTGACGTTCAAGAGCATCAATCAGCAACAGAGCATCTGCATACACGTCTACGTCGGGCTCCTCACGCTGTTCGTTGGCGTTATCAGTGTCTCCTTGAGCTTCCACCAACGGAGAACCTGTTGACTGGTCGCTCTCTGTCAGCGTCCCCTCACGGTCGTCCACCTCGAACCGTGGATGTAGAGATATGACGGTGGCATAAGGTTCGGCGTCCGGAGGAAGTCGGTCAAGGTTAAACTCGCCACGCGAATCCTGAATACGCTGGTACAGTGTCTCGAATTGGTCGCGCTGAAGTGGTATTGTCTCACCGTCGTCCCGATGCTGTATGAGTACCCTGTGTTCCTGAACATCTGTGACGCTGAACGCTTTGCGCGAGAGTGGGGTGACAAGTGTGGCGTCTCCTGGGAGTTCTTCGACGTTATCGAGAAGGTTGTGCCACGTTGTGCCGAAGGTCATGGCAGTGGGTAAGGGAAGGGATGATAAAGATTTCAGGTGTATGTCCATCACAGGGAATTGATTTCACAGGTTCATCAATGAATCACCTGTTACACTGCTCCTGCAGATTGCTCGTTTGAACTTCGACCGATTCACATAGATCTTTTACCGTCCGACAAGACGCAGGGCGCATAGCACACACAGTCAGCTCAGAATTTCGTGGAAGGTGTTTCATCTGCTGTCTTGAATAGCGGCGTCTGAGCATGAGAGAGGCGAATCGGGTTAGGAGATCACACGGTTCATCAGTTCACAACAGGGCGTCAACGAACGGCTGTTATACTCAGTCTACTTTGCTGTGGATCCACTGAGATTCCGGGGTCAACCAGAGGAAGATTTAGTTGGGTTGATGTCAACTAAACATCTATGTCCGGATTCACACTACCGGTCAGTGGAGACCGCACCGAGACGCAACCAATACAGTTCTTGGACACGCTTTCGTTTGTCCACGTCCCCAGTGACGAGACGGATAGACGATGGTCCGTTGTTGAAATGCAACTTCGGGAAGGCCACGCCCCGCCTCTCCACGTCCACGAGCACGCCGACGAATGTATTCACGTGATTGATGGGACGATTCATGTCCACACTGAAGAGGACAAGCAAGAGTTGACTGCTGATAGCTCAGTCGTGCTACCCCGTGGAGAACCCCATTCACTGCATGCAGTGACAGAGGCCACAATTATTGCAGCCGATTCACCAGGGGGTTTCGACAAATTCGTGGCTGCCGTCGGTGAACCCACTGAAGAGCGAACTATCCCGACGACTCCCCCGTCTGAGGCAGCTATTGGACGCGTGAACGAACTCGCCTCAGATCACGACATTCGCATCGTCGGCCCACCGCCTGTCGGGCCCTGAGGTGTCCTCGATATACTCGACATTCAATTTCTGGCACTATTTATATTAACCTCTGATTGAACGGTCGTAAACAACTTGTAGGAGGACTAACTGTATCGTGGTATGAGTTTGACCGGGCGGCTAAGCCACTACCTCGGCGCGGCACCTGAGTCAGAGCCATATGTGTGCAGCAACTGCGGGGCAACATTCGATGTTCAGTATCATGTTTGTCCTCACTGTGACGGGTTTTGCGTCGAACGTCAACAGTGGGACATCACCGAGTGATGTCGTCGATATCTTGGCGTAAATCGTCAAGCTCGTGTTGCAGGTCCCAGAGACGCTGGGTCATCTCTTCCAGTTGGATCGCATATTTGTCCGGCCCAACATTACTTGCCGTCACCCACAGTATCTCTTCTGCCTCACTGAGGTGCTCTTCAGCCGTCTCCAACTCCTCTTGAAGTTCATCGGAAGAATGTGTGCCCCGATCCATGATATATACGAGTCATTTGTCGCACAAAAACCTCTCTACTAGCTGTAAGAATCTTGCGATCACTCGTAGTAACTCACACGTTTACGAACCTCCGCGAAGGCCACAGTCTCTTTCACGTCGGTGATCTCGACGACTACGCGCTCCCCGCGCTCGGTATCGGGAACGATGACGACGAACCCCCGCTCAACACGCGTGACTCCGTCACCTTGATCACCGAGACTCTCAATCTCAACAGTGCGCTGTTCACCTTCTTCAACCGGTGGCGTTGGTGGATCAGGTTCGTCTGCTGATTGAGCGTCGCTCTCGTTGGATGTCTCATTCAACGAGGTGGGGAGTAAGGCGACACGATACGTTTTGCCTTCCTGGAGATCGCCAAGCTGAACCTCTCGTTTGGGAATCTCAACAGTATACGATTCGTCGTCGTCTTCAACGGTACTGGTAAACAGACAATGTAGTTGCTCGGGAATGTCCATCAGTAAGTCGTAGATCGATATGAGTGGATAGACCACTTGACTTTAGCGTTTGACCTACTCAGGCGCGACGACTGTCTCACAACTCGTGCATTCAGCCCAAATCCCTGCAGTGCCGTCGTCCTTCTCATACTCAACGAGCAGTCGTGCTCTATGGATCGGCTCGCCACAGTCCGGACAGCGACCGAGGGAGGATTCGTCAGTGTTCATTCAAAGGGAATGGAAGGAGCGTGTGACAGGATCCTTCCAAGTGGTATTCGCGTGTGTGTGATCATAGTGGTTTGGTGTCTCTGTTGCAATCCTCAAGCGGTGAGAGGATTCATGGGCCGTGCTGAATAGAGCCGATGGATGCAGCACGATGGCTCTGTTTGTGTCACCGCGGCTATGTTGATACCCTCAAAACATGACAGGATCGTCGTGCTGAATAGAGGGCGCGAGTCTTGCACAAGTGATTAGTCTGATTGAATATTCTGCTTTCCGCCAACCTGAGAAATCTTCGTTATTTCGTTGACTCCACACGGCGGGGCTCGATTGAGGGCACTGTACTCATCGAACGCGAGAAAGCAGAACGCCTGTGCGACGCCGATGAGCTTCGTGATCTCATCCGCGAGCGCGGTGGCAGCCCTGTCTGAACACCTGTCATGACTGGTCTGTCGGCTTTCTTGTTTTCACTCCCTGGCCGCAGTGGACTATTGCTTGCTTGTCGTTCATAAAGTCTCCGT
Proteins encoded:
- a CDS encoding TRAM domain-containing protein, which gives rise to MDIPEQLHCLFTSTVEDDDESYTVEIPKREVQLGDLQEGKTYRVALLPTSLNETSNESDAQSADEPDPPTPPVEEGEQRTVEIESLGDQGDGVTRVERGFVVIVPDTERGERVVVEITDVKETVAFAEVRKRVSYYE
- a CDS encoding cupin domain-containing protein → MSGFTLPVSGDRTETQPIQFLDTLSFVHVPSDETDRRWSVVEMQLREGHAPPLHVHEHADECIHVIDGTIHVHTEEDKQELTADSSVVLPRGEPHSLHAVTEATIIAADSPGGFDKFVAAVGEPTEERTIPTTPPSEAAIGRVNELASDHDIRIVGPPPVGP